In Betta splendens chromosome 22, fBetSpl5.4, whole genome shotgun sequence, the following proteins share a genomic window:
- the kiaa0586 gene encoding protein TALPID3 isoform X9, with protein MLPQTHAPDLSAGSGPGQSFCSADTGDVLVRSTRVQLCDRRHEPGLGPELVQLTVQKLPDPFPVRCLSTRTENEQRPKQRQAPDKGAVVAELQAGIRRALLKNPGAIKENRQPPTELSPDMKLCAKTDSGSDLLTSCFATGGRGDVLAALRQRSLSALHRREVNVQLSDPSMQDDAGLRISPQDAPHQGTSSQSAVGVAALTTAPDATHAAAVAAATAVCAAAPLIKAQSDMETRVSQLMDKIEKLLQADRDTDGTREDFNQQTLKHLERLHSQQLQLQSWLRESALQVVTDHAPIASVSSELTVGDQLDHLHVRDTAVNALCRKKQTTSATRAASATAMETGTVAMVTPQGNGWTEQTRQSWSKQEEPSVSRAAAHKAEGPGPQPAASNGREVERTASEALREMGRLKALLTPEDMRMTSENLWPQESCSHPDQNQALSQRLQSCHSVFQLCQNQSQPNPVQPQLSQYHQQQPNQNHSQPAHPHSRRFQSHQSPLQEIQSKHSDSQQAQSQQAQNQSVPVQRRPLVPSTLEEAGQVLRQVRRQRKVLEENLEALLRANRGEVLYCQLEALADNRDWTNKVRIKKTVDAWISALTNDTQTDQSQRGAAVNSHPPARRSPMSTSRGTGIKAVVGRGGRAQTDVSKQVQGAEPDQGTGVMKGKQLEGESYLTRLYGRAPHEGLRRTLKKSPYLRFSSPASVLGGKARPRLVERVQGRRRVEVSSRSRHAPPSTSVVATDNGAPEQQSQNKSDAGEAPPSHSVYIIERKSEEEDDVFPGSDLESVTHVQVAIELDPEPPPPPPVLYRGPPFPPQPLSALPAPDPVPVLGLDRQRDVLENRLVEWMEQQLMSRMISEMYTPTAFDPVHNVSPGPSESDEQGVASDIVEAAGGAGLQLFVDSNIEVDSALIRQLVSEVLTETVSLLLGQRDLRHTDPELAQAAAQEKKLVLLVPTPVPTPPPSPVPFVREGTPLTTPPPSEPISQLNNKPLQPVTASEHITPTSSPEPTPPAVLRAPPPLTWGNTELPLDEEQPEAPLDTLSPPLVMSVAEEEPPLSSPDPPPLPSVPPAAPSPPPDPGPLSLSGSSEDSSSSSSAVTEAALKHISEGELLISVNLQAALTENETACSYSSSMQDMDFDPPSEGQVKGQDLQLLTKMEQQLSHQGERPQPEGSWGREEELSVGEVRDNWTTEPSRTTNPSNGTSAQQDATTSSPGQTSQCADVSDVSFDSTNQGLVSMGGLMVEPVNTLTFNLQTELSLSPHPPHLLNAHTAAQVVPIQVKRISRRTEPDLQPGGTRKMDVHLPFIRTEQEESVSSAQTSSTNDVF; from the exons ATGTTGCCTCAGACTCACGCCCCGGATTTATCTGCTGGAAGCGGACCGGGCCAGTCTTTTTGTAGCGCTGACACCGGGGACGTTTTAGTCCGATCCACTCGGGTTCAACTCTGCGACAGGAGACACGAACCTGGACTAGGACCTGAACTGGTCCAGCTAACCGTCCAGAAGCTGCCTGATCCATTTCCAGTCCGATGCCTAAGCACCCGGACAGAGAATGAGCAGAGGCCGAAGCAACGCCAGGCGCCGGACAAAGGTGCTGTTGTAGCGGAACTTCAGGCCG GAATCAGACGAGCGCTTCTGAAGAATCCTGGAGCCATTAAAGAGAACAGA CAGCCACCTACGGAGTTGAGCCCAGACATGAAGCTCTGTGCTAAGACAGACAGTG GTAGCGACCTGCTGACATCGTGTTTTGCCACTGGAGGTCGAGGAGATGTTCTGGCAGCTCTGAGACAGCG ATCTCTCAGTGCTTTGCACAGGAGGGAGGTCAATGTTCAGCTGTCGGATCCAAGCATGCAGGATGATGCTGGCCTGAGGATCAGCCCTCAAGATGCCCCCCATCAGGGCACCAGCTCCCAAAGCGCAGTGGGTGTAGCAGCGCTCACCACTGCTCCAGACgccacacatgcagcagcagtggctgcagctaccgctgtctgcgctgcagctccactgatcAAG GCTCAGTCAGACATGGAGACTCGAGTGTCTCAGCTGATGGACAAAATTGAGAAGCTGCTACAGGCTGACAg GGACACAGACGGCACCAGAGAGGACTTTAACCAGCAGACACTGAAGCACCTGGAGAGGCTGCACAGCCAGCAGTTGCAGCTGCAG AGCTGGCTGCGGGAGTCAGCGCTCCAGGTAGTTACAGACCATGCCCCCATTGCTTCTGTATCCTCTGAGCTCACGGTTGGAGATCAACTAGATCACCTGCACGTCCGAGACactgcag TGAACGCTCTCTGTAGAAAGAAGCAGACCACCTCAGCAACCAGAGCTGCATCCGCCACTGCCATGGAGACAGGCacagttgccatggtgacaccCCAAGGCAACGGATGGACAGAGCAAACCAG GCAGAGTTGGTCCAAACAGGAGGAGCCCAGTGTTTCCAGGGCAGCAGCCCATAAAGCTGAAGGACCTGGCCCGCAGCCTGCAGCCAGCAATGGACGGGAAGTGGAGAGGACAGCCAGCGAGGCGCTGAGGGAGATGGGTCGACTGAAGGCGCTGCTGACC CCAGAAGACATGAGGATGACCTCAGAAAACCTGTGGCCCCAAGAAAGCTGCTCACACCCAGATCAAAACCAGGCACTCTCACAAAGGCTACAGTCCTGTCATAGTGTGTTCCAGTTGTGTCAGAACCAATCCCAACCAAATCCTGTCCAGCCACAGCTATCCCAGTACCATCAACAGCAGCCCAATCAAAACCACTCTCAACCAGCCCATCCCCATTCCAGGAGATTCCAGTCCCACCAAAGCCCGTTGCAAGAAATCCAGTCCAAACACAGTGACTCACAGCAGGCTCAGTCCCAGCAGGCCCAAAACCAGTCTGTGCCAGTCCAGAGGAGGCCTTTGGTTCCATCCACACTGGAGGAGGCAGgtcaggttctccgtcaggttcGGAGACAGAGGAAGGTTCTGGAGGAGAACCTTGAAGCTCTTCTCAGAGCCAACAGGGGAGAGGTCCTGTACTGCCAACTGGAAGCACTGGCTGATAACAG AGACTGGACCAACAAGGTTCGGATCAAGAAGACAGTGGATGCCTGGATCAGCGCCCTGACCAACGATACGCAG ACTGACCAATCACAGCGAGGGGCTGCTGTAAACTCCCACCCCCCAGCGAGGAGGAGTCCAATGAGCACGTCCAGAGGAACAGGCATCAAGGCGGTGGTGggacgaggaggcagagctcAGACAGATGTAAGCAAA CAGGTGCAGGGGGCGGAGCCTGACCAAGGGACAGGCGTGATGAAAGGCAAACAGCTGGAAGGGGAGTCGTACCTCACCCGCCTCTATGGCAGAGCTCCCCATGAAGGTCTGAGGCGAACCCTGAAGAAGAGTCCGTACCTTCGCTTCAGCTCCCCTGCCTCGGTGCTCGGCGGCAAAGCCCGGCCACGCCTGGTGGAGAGAGTCCAAG GTCGTCGCAGGGTGGAGGTATCATCCAGGAGTCGCCATGCTCCTCCTTCTACCAGTGTGGTTGCTACGGACAACGGTGCACCTGAGCAACAGTCACAG AACAAGTCAGATGCAGGTGAAGCTCCTCCGTCACACAGTGTTTACATCATTGAGAGGAagagcgaggaagaggacgatGTCTTCCCTGGAAGCGACTTGGAGTCTGTGACACATGTTCAG GTCGCCATAGAGCTGGACCCtgagccgccgcctcctcctccagttctcTACCGGGGACCGCCCTTCCCCCCACAGCCGCTCTCCGCCCTCCCTGCTCCAGATCCCGTACCTGTTCTGGGCCTGGATCGGCAGAGGGACGTTCTGGAGAACCGGCTGGTAGAATG GATGGAGCAACAGCTGATGTCCAGGATGATCTCGGAGATGTACACACCCACGGCCTTTGACCCAGTCCACAATGTTTCCCCTGGGCCGTCAGAATCTGACGAGCAAGGCGTCGCCTCAGACATTG tggaggcagcaggtggtgcaggtctgcagctgtttgtagaCTCCAACATTGAGGTGGACTCAGCTCTGATCAGGCAGCTGGTCAGCGAGGTTCTGACAGAGACTGTATCACTGTTGCTGGGACAAAGGGACTTACGACATACAGACCCAGAACTAGCACAAGCGGCCGCTCAGGAG AAGAAACTGGTCCTGCTGGTCCCTACTCCAGTACCAACTCCTCCACCCAGTCCAGTGCCATTTGTCAGAGAGGGCACGCCCCTGACGACACCCCCTCCCTCTGAACCAATCAGCCAGCTAAACAATAAACCTCTTCAGCCAGTCACAGCCAGTG AGCACATCACGCCCACCTCCAGCCCAGAGCCCACCCCTCCTGCTGTCCTTCGggctcctccccctctcacCTGGGGAAACACTGAGCTGCCCCTGGATGAGGAGCAGCCAGAGGCACCTCTGGATACGCTCAGTCCACCTCT GGTCATGTCAGTAGCAGAAGAGGAGCCTCCCCTTTCCTCCcctgatcctcctcctctgccatctgttcctcctgctgccccctcacctcctcctgacCCCGGACCACTGTCCCTGTCCGGCTCCTCTGAGGActctagcagcagcagcagtgcagtAACTGAAGCTGCACTCAAACACATCTCAGAGGGAGAACTGCTCATCAGTGTGAACCTTCAGGCTGCTCTGACAG AAAATGAAACTGCCTGCAGTTATTCCAGCTCTATGCAAGACATG GACTTTGACCCCCCCAGTGAAGGACAGGTCAAGGGTCaagacctgcagctgctgacaaaGATGGAGCAGCAATTGTCCCACCAAGGAGAGAGGCCACAGCCCGAG GGATCttgggggagggaggaggagctgagtgtGGGGGAGGTGAGAGACAACTGGACTACAGAACCTTCTAGGACTACAAATCCCAGCAACGGTACATCAGCTCAGCAGGATGCGACAACCTCCTCACCCGGACAGACCAGTCAGTGTGCAG ATGTTTCAGATGTCAGTTTTGATTCAACCAATCAGGGCTTGGTTTCCATGGGCGGCCTGATGGTGGAGCCAGTCAATaccctgacctttaacctccagACTGAATTGTCACTGTCGCCACATCCTCCTCACCTGTTGAACGCACACACCGCAGCACAG gttgtTCCCATCCAGGTGAAACGAATCAGCAGACGAACGG aGCCAGACCTGCAgccaggaggaaccaggaagaTGGATGTTCACCTGCCCTTCATCAgaacggagcaggaggagtcaGTCAGCAGCGCACAGACATCCTCTACCAATGATGTTTTCTAG
- the kiaa0586 gene encoding protein TALPID3 isoform X1 yields MLPQTHAPDLSAGSGPGQSFCSADTGDVLVRSTRVQLCDRRHEPGLGPELVQLTVQKLPDPFPVRCLSTRTENEQRPKQRQAPDKGAVVAELQAGIRRALLKNPGAIKENRQPPTELSPDMKLCAKTDSGSDLLTSCFATGGRGDVLAALRQRSLSALHRREVNVQLSDPSMQDDAGLRISPQDAPHQGTSSQSAVGVAALTTAPDATHAAAVAAATAVCAAAPLIKAQSDMETRVSQLMDKIEKLLQADRDTDGTREDFNQQTLKHLERLHSQQLQLQSWLRESALQVVTDHAPIASVSSELTVGDQLDHLHVRDTAVNALCRKKQTTSATRAASATAMETGTVAMVTPQGNGWTEQTRQSWSKQEEPSVSRAAAHKAEGPGPQPAASNGREVERTASEALREMGRLKALLTPEDMRMTSENLWPQESCSHPDQNQALSQRLQSCHSVFQLCQNQSQPNPVQPQLSQYHQQQPNQNHSQPAHPHSRRFQSHQSPLQEIQSKHSDSQQAQSQQAQNQSVPVQRRPLVPSTLEEAGQVLRQVRRQRKVLEENLEALLRANRGEVLYCQLEALADNRDWTNKVRIKKTVDAWISALTNDTQTDQSQRGAAVNSHPPARRSPMSTSRGTGIKAVVGRGGRAQTDVSKQVQGAEPDQGTGVMKGKQLEGESYLTRLYGRAPHEGLRRTLKKSPYLRFSSPASVLGGKARPRLVERVQGVKVKSCKTQTMAQSAVGQQQHSFSAAHMKSSGATDVQSVPVAVPLGRRRVEVSSRSRHAPPSTSVVATDNGAPEQQSQNKSDAGEAPPSHSVYIIERKSEEEDDVFPGSDLESVTHVQVAIELDPEPPPPPPVLYRGPPFPPQPLSALPAPDPVPVLGLDRQRDVLENRLVEWMEQQLMSRMISEMYTPTAFDPVHNVSPGPSESDEQGVASDIVEAAGGAGLQLFVDSNIEVDSALIRQLVSEVLTETVSLLLGQRDLRHTDPELAQAAAQEKKLVLLVPTPVPTPPPSPVPFVREGTPLTTPPPSEPISQLNNKPLQPVTASEHITPTSSPEPTPPAVLRAPPPLTWGNTELPLDEEQPEAPLDTLSPPLVMSVAEEEPPLSSPDPPPLPSVPPAAPSPPPDPGPLSLSGSSEDSSSSSSAVTEAALKHISEGELLISVNLQAALTENETACSYSSSMQDMDFDPPSEGQVKGQDLQLLTKMEQQLSHQGERPQPEGSWGREEELSVGEVRDNWTTEPSRTTNPSNGTSAQQDATTSSPGQTSQCADVSDVSFDSTNQGLVSMGGLMVEPVNTLTFNLQTELSLSPHPPHLLNAHTAAQVVPIQVKRISRRTEPDLQPGGTRKMDVHLPFIRTEQEESVSSAQTSSTNDVF; encoded by the exons ATGTTGCCTCAGACTCACGCCCCGGATTTATCTGCTGGAAGCGGACCGGGCCAGTCTTTTTGTAGCGCTGACACCGGGGACGTTTTAGTCCGATCCACTCGGGTTCAACTCTGCGACAGGAGACACGAACCTGGACTAGGACCTGAACTGGTCCAGCTAACCGTCCAGAAGCTGCCTGATCCATTTCCAGTCCGATGCCTAAGCACCCGGACAGAGAATGAGCAGAGGCCGAAGCAACGCCAGGCGCCGGACAAAGGTGCTGTTGTAGCGGAACTTCAGGCCG GAATCAGACGAGCGCTTCTGAAGAATCCTGGAGCCATTAAAGAGAACAGA CAGCCACCTACGGAGTTGAGCCCAGACATGAAGCTCTGTGCTAAGACAGACAGTG GTAGCGACCTGCTGACATCGTGTTTTGCCACTGGAGGTCGAGGAGATGTTCTGGCAGCTCTGAGACAGCG ATCTCTCAGTGCTTTGCACAGGAGGGAGGTCAATGTTCAGCTGTCGGATCCAAGCATGCAGGATGATGCTGGCCTGAGGATCAGCCCTCAAGATGCCCCCCATCAGGGCACCAGCTCCCAAAGCGCAGTGGGTGTAGCAGCGCTCACCACTGCTCCAGACgccacacatgcagcagcagtggctgcagctaccgctgtctgcgctgcagctccactgatcAAG GCTCAGTCAGACATGGAGACTCGAGTGTCTCAGCTGATGGACAAAATTGAGAAGCTGCTACAGGCTGACAg GGACACAGACGGCACCAGAGAGGACTTTAACCAGCAGACACTGAAGCACCTGGAGAGGCTGCACAGCCAGCAGTTGCAGCTGCAG AGCTGGCTGCGGGAGTCAGCGCTCCAGGTAGTTACAGACCATGCCCCCATTGCTTCTGTATCCTCTGAGCTCACGGTTGGAGATCAACTAGATCACCTGCACGTCCGAGACactgcag TGAACGCTCTCTGTAGAAAGAAGCAGACCACCTCAGCAACCAGAGCTGCATCCGCCACTGCCATGGAGACAGGCacagttgccatggtgacaccCCAAGGCAACGGATGGACAGAGCAAACCAG GCAGAGTTGGTCCAAACAGGAGGAGCCCAGTGTTTCCAGGGCAGCAGCCCATAAAGCTGAAGGACCTGGCCCGCAGCCTGCAGCCAGCAATGGACGGGAAGTGGAGAGGACAGCCAGCGAGGCGCTGAGGGAGATGGGTCGACTGAAGGCGCTGCTGACC CCAGAAGACATGAGGATGACCTCAGAAAACCTGTGGCCCCAAGAAAGCTGCTCACACCCAGATCAAAACCAGGCACTCTCACAAAGGCTACAGTCCTGTCATAGTGTGTTCCAGTTGTGTCAGAACCAATCCCAACCAAATCCTGTCCAGCCACAGCTATCCCAGTACCATCAACAGCAGCCCAATCAAAACCACTCTCAACCAGCCCATCCCCATTCCAGGAGATTCCAGTCCCACCAAAGCCCGTTGCAAGAAATCCAGTCCAAACACAGTGACTCACAGCAGGCTCAGTCCCAGCAGGCCCAAAACCAGTCTGTGCCAGTCCAGAGGAGGCCTTTGGTTCCATCCACACTGGAGGAGGCAGgtcaggttctccgtcaggttcGGAGACAGAGGAAGGTTCTGGAGGAGAACCTTGAAGCTCTTCTCAGAGCCAACAGGGGAGAGGTCCTGTACTGCCAACTGGAAGCACTGGCTGATAACAG AGACTGGACCAACAAGGTTCGGATCAAGAAGACAGTGGATGCCTGGATCAGCGCCCTGACCAACGATACGCAG ACTGACCAATCACAGCGAGGGGCTGCTGTAAACTCCCACCCCCCAGCGAGGAGGAGTCCAATGAGCACGTCCAGAGGAACAGGCATCAAGGCGGTGGTGggacgaggaggcagagctcAGACAGATGTAAGCAAA CAGGTGCAGGGGGCGGAGCCTGACCAAGGGACAGGCGTGATGAAAGGCAAACAGCTGGAAGGGGAGTCGTACCTCACCCGCCTCTATGGCAGAGCTCCCCATGAAGGTCTGAGGCGAACCCTGAAGAAGAGTCCGTACCTTCGCTTCAGCTCCCCTGCCTCGGTGCTCGGCGGCAAAGCCCGGCCACGCCTGGTGGAGAGAGTCCAAG GTGTGAAAGTGAAATCCTGCAAGACTCAGACCATGGCTCAATCAGCTGTaggacaacaacagcacagcttTAGCGCCGCCCACATGAAGTCTAGTGGAGCTACCGATGTTCAGTCTGTGCCTGTCGCTGTCCCTCTGG GTCGTCGCAGGGTGGAGGTATCATCCAGGAGTCGCCATGCTCCTCCTTCTACCAGTGTGGTTGCTACGGACAACGGTGCACCTGAGCAACAGTCACAG AACAAGTCAGATGCAGGTGAAGCTCCTCCGTCACACAGTGTTTACATCATTGAGAGGAagagcgaggaagaggacgatGTCTTCCCTGGAAGCGACTTGGAGTCTGTGACACATGTTCAG GTCGCCATAGAGCTGGACCCtgagccgccgcctcctcctccagttctcTACCGGGGACCGCCCTTCCCCCCACAGCCGCTCTCCGCCCTCCCTGCTCCAGATCCCGTACCTGTTCTGGGCCTGGATCGGCAGAGGGACGTTCTGGAGAACCGGCTGGTAGAATG GATGGAGCAACAGCTGATGTCCAGGATGATCTCGGAGATGTACACACCCACGGCCTTTGACCCAGTCCACAATGTTTCCCCTGGGCCGTCAGAATCTGACGAGCAAGGCGTCGCCTCAGACATTG tggaggcagcaggtggtgcaggtctgcagctgtttgtagaCTCCAACATTGAGGTGGACTCAGCTCTGATCAGGCAGCTGGTCAGCGAGGTTCTGACAGAGACTGTATCACTGTTGCTGGGACAAAGGGACTTACGACATACAGACCCAGAACTAGCACAAGCGGCCGCTCAGGAG AAGAAACTGGTCCTGCTGGTCCCTACTCCAGTACCAACTCCTCCACCCAGTCCAGTGCCATTTGTCAGAGAGGGCACGCCCCTGACGACACCCCCTCCCTCTGAACCAATCAGCCAGCTAAACAATAAACCTCTTCAGCCAGTCACAGCCAGTG AGCACATCACGCCCACCTCCAGCCCAGAGCCCACCCCTCCTGCTGTCCTTCGggctcctccccctctcacCTGGGGAAACACTGAGCTGCCCCTGGATGAGGAGCAGCCAGAGGCACCTCTGGATACGCTCAGTCCACCTCT GGTCATGTCAGTAGCAGAAGAGGAGCCTCCCCTTTCCTCCcctgatcctcctcctctgccatctgttcctcctgctgccccctcacctcctcctgacCCCGGACCACTGTCCCTGTCCGGCTCCTCTGAGGActctagcagcagcagcagtgcagtAACTGAAGCTGCACTCAAACACATCTCAGAGGGAGAACTGCTCATCAGTGTGAACCTTCAGGCTGCTCTGACAG AAAATGAAACTGCCTGCAGTTATTCCAGCTCTATGCAAGACATG GACTTTGACCCCCCCAGTGAAGGACAGGTCAAGGGTCaagacctgcagctgctgacaaaGATGGAGCAGCAATTGTCCCACCAAGGAGAGAGGCCACAGCCCGAG GGATCttgggggagggaggaggagctgagtgtGGGGGAGGTGAGAGACAACTGGACTACAGAACCTTCTAGGACTACAAATCCCAGCAACGGTACATCAGCTCAGCAGGATGCGACAACCTCCTCACCCGGACAGACCAGTCAGTGTGCAG ATGTTTCAGATGTCAGTTTTGATTCAACCAATCAGGGCTTGGTTTCCATGGGCGGCCTGATGGTGGAGCCAGTCAATaccctgacctttaacctccagACTGAATTGTCACTGTCGCCACATCCTCCTCACCTGTTGAACGCACACACCGCAGCACAG gttgtTCCCATCCAGGTGAAACGAATCAGCAGACGAACGG aGCCAGACCTGCAgccaggaggaaccaggaagaTGGATGTTCACCTGCCCTTCATCAgaacggagcaggaggagtcaGTCAGCAGCGCACAGACATCCTCTACCAATGATGTTTTCTAG